One window of Nitrososphaerota archaeon genomic DNA carries:
- a CDS encoding HAD family hydrolase, with the protein MDLVIFDLDGTLVEFRYRFAEAKQSVLCLLASLGISLPLDVAQKPTQDIFDEIAVQVKKSGSLNLNLDHVMAQVNEVIDLYEMEAATSTTLFEDTKHVLEVLKNDGLKTALVTNNGRKATDFMLNRFDIKRFFDIILTRNDGLRLKPYPDGILWVLNKVNASPTRTLFVGDSSIDIKAGRAAGVFVAALKSTFIKSLSDFEIKPDYLLDRLSDILFLIRRL; encoded by the coding sequence TTGGATCTAGTTATATTCGATCTCGACGGCACTTTGGTAGAGTTTAGGTACCGCTTTGCTGAGGCGAAGCAGAGTGTACTATGTCTTCTAGCATCGCTTGGAATATCCCTACCACTTGATGTTGCACAGAAACCTACCCAAGACATATTTGACGAAATCGCCGTTCAAGTTAAGAAGAGCGGTTCACTCAATCTGAATCTCGATCACGTTATGGCACAAGTTAACGAAGTGATCGACCTCTATGAAATGGAGGCTGCGACCTCTACAACACTATTTGAAGACACCAAGCATGTGTTAGAGGTGCTTAAAAATGATGGTCTCAAGACCGCTCTGGTTACAAATAACGGTAGGAAGGCTACTGACTTTATGCTAAACAGATTCGACATAAAGAGATTCTTTGACATCATCCTAACAAGAAACGATGGGTTAAGATTGAAGCCGTATCCTGATGGCATACTGTGGGTCTTGAATAAAGTAAATGCATCTCCGACTAGGACGCTCTTTGTTGGAGACAGCTCAATTGACATAAAGGCTGGTAGAGCTGCTGGTGTTTTCGTCGCAGCCCTAAAGAGCACCTTCATTAAATCACTAAGCGACTTTGAAATCAAACCGGATTACCTTCTAGATCGCCTCTCAGATATACTCTTCCTAATTAGAAGGCTGTAA
- the nikR gene encoding nickel-responsive transcriptional regulator NikR — translation MKEKRELVKRISISLPPALLVLFDKISASIGYTERSRAIQAAMRNFISEFQWSAAPESSGSAVILMIYNHEVGGLDEKITDIQHSFRSIVSSTLHIHLDETRCLAIIVARGSSVEIKKISEKLASLRGILQLKVDYFEHSV, via the coding sequence TTGAAGGAGAAGAGGGAGCTGGTCAAGAGAATCAGCATATCCCTACCGCCAGCGCTGCTGGTGCTCTTCGACAAGATCTCAGCATCGATAGGCTACACCGAACGCTCAAGGGCTATACAAGCGGCGATGAGGAACTTTATAAGCGAATTCCAGTGGAGTGCAGCGCCTGAATCAAGCGGCTCAGCTGTGATCCTAATGATCTATAATCACGAAGTTGGGGGGCTTGATGAGAAGATAACCGACATCCAACATAGCTTCCGTAGCATCGTATCCTCAACACTACACATCCATCTGGATGAGACTAGGTGTTTAGCGATCATAGTTGCTAGAGGATCCAGCGTTGAAATAAAGAAGATAAGCGAAAAGCTCGCCTCACTTAGAGGTATCCTGCAG